The genomic window CATTTCACGATTTAAGGCACTTGAATGCCTCGATAATGCTTATGCTCGGCATACCAGACAAGTACGCTATGGAACGCGGCGGCTGGTCAACGCCTGATGTCTTAAAGACGATATATCAGCACACATTCTCTGACGAACGCAAGCTCGTTGACAAGCGTATCGATGATTATTTCAACAGCCTTATTGTTGACACGAATGTTGTCACAAGCGACATAGAAACCGCTTAAACAGGGGAGTTCATAGCGTGGTGGGATAGACCGGAAAGCCCCCCTGCCGTAGCGTGAGAAGAATGAGAGACTACCCTCGAAGCTATTCTGTAGGAGAGGTTAACCTTCAAGGCAGCTCTCTCGCTCCCATAGGGTACACGAGGGGCTTTGCGGTCGCCCCCTCGCCCTTTCGGAATGTCGCCTTTGCCGGCTCTTAACTAACGCCTTAATCATACCAATATAAACAGCAAACCCCCGGGATAAATATCTCGGGGGCTGTGTTATTCATATCCGTCCTGCGAAGCAGGACACATCAATTGTGCATTATGCATTCTGCATTATGCATTTGTAAAAACCGCAAAGCGGTTTTTACAGCTCGAATGCACCCAGCGGGTCGAGCGGGTCTGCCGGCTCGGTGCATTGGTCCCTTCAAGAGTTCATGTCGAGTATGTGCTTGTAGAACTCTGTGTAATCCTTTCTGAGTGCCTCGCTGAATGCGATAGCCTCTCTCGGGTGCTGGTTGAACTGGCCTGTTACCATGTAAGGTATGCCGTAGCCCCAGAGCACGCCGTCCTCACGCAGCTTGTTCATGTGCTGCTCGATGAACTTGATGACAGGGTAGAGCTTGTACTTCGGGTTCTTAAGGAAGCCTAAGAGAAGCTCCATAGCGCAGTTGCCTGCACCTCTGCCCATGCCGTCATATGTAGCATCGATGTAGTTTACGCCCTCGGAGAGAGCTTCTATAGTGTTTGCAAATGCGAGCTGCTGGTTGTTGTGTGCGTGAATGCCCACCTGCTTGCCGTATTTGTCAGCCATGTCGAGATACTTGGTGCTTATTCTCTTTACCTGCTCGGGGATAAGTGAGCCGAAGCTGTCAACGATGTAAACGCCGTTGACAGGAGACTTGCCGAGCATATCAAGAGCTATGTCGATGTCGCTCTCCTGAGCGTTTGAGATAGCCATGATGTTGCAGGTGGTCTCGTAGCCCTTTCTTGCAGCGTCCTCTATCATGTCGATAGCAGCCGGCATGGTGGAAACGTATGTAGCCACTCTTACCATGTCGATAGCGCTGTTTGCACGGTCGATGATGTCGTTTTTGTAGTCGCATCTGCCAACGTCAGCCATTATCGAGAGCTTAAGGTCTGTGTCGTTGTCGCCTACTATGTCTCTTATGTCGTCCTCATTGCAGAACTTCCACTTGCCGAAGTCATCAACGTTGAATATCGCCTTGTCAGCCTTGTAGCCAAGCTCCATGTAGTCAACGCCGGCCTGAACGTTTGTCTTGTAGAGGTCTCTTACAAACTCGTCTGTAAAGCGGAAGCTGTTAACAAGACCGCCGTCTCTTACTGTTGCGTCGAGCACCTTTATCTGCTCTCTGAAGCCCATTAACTGGGCAGGGGTAAGTTTATCGTTTCTCATTGTAGTTTTCTTTCCTTTCATTGCCTTTATCATTTCTGCCTGGCAGGCTCATCGCCGAGCCTGTTGAACATTACTGTCATATCAAATATCTTCTTTGCAAGCTCATCTGTGAAGACGCCCTGCTTTGCTCTCCACTGCCAGTTGCCGCCGAGAGTCGAGGGGATATTCATTCTCGCATCGCTGCCGAGCTCCAGGAAATCCTGCATCTGTGCGATAGCCGTGTCGCTTACACTTGACCATGCAAGCCTTATCATCGCCCAGGGTATGTCTTTATTGCGGCTCACACCGAGGTAATCACGGAAGAACCTGGCTTCCTTTCTGCCAAGCGAGCCCACCCAGCCGACAAGCGTTTCGTTGTCGTGGGTGCCTGTGTAGCAGATACTGCTGCTGCTTTTGAAGTTGTGCGGCAGATAGCCGCTCTTATACTCAGGGTCGTAGGCAAATTCAAGCACCTTCATGCCCGGATAGCCGCAGGCCTTAAGCATCTTGTTTACCTTTGGTGTCAAAAACCCTAAGTCCTCAGCGATTATGTCGAGCTTGCCAAGCTGTCTCTTTACTTCCTTGAAAAGCTCAGCATCAGGTCCCTTGCGCCACTCGCCTATCACTGCGTCCTCGCTGCCATAGGGAATGCAGTAGTAGCTCTCAAAGCCCCTGAAATGGTCTATCCTGACCACGTCATAAGTCTCAGCGGCCGAGCGTATGCGCTGTATCCACCAGCGGTAGTTTTCTTCCTTCATCACGTCCCAGCGGTAGAGGGGGTTGCCCCAAAGCTGACCCTTTGCCGAGAAAACATCAGGCGGACAGCCTGCAACGTCTATCGGCGTCTTGTTCTCATCGAGCAGGAAATATTTCGGGTCTGCCCAGACATCTGCGCTGTCGTAGGCAACGTATATCGGTATATCGCCTATTATCTTTATCCCGAGCGAGTTGACATACTCCTTGAGCTTTATCCACTGCTTGAAATACTCATATTGCACGAACTTATAAAAGCCTATATCGGCCTTATATTTTTCCTTAGCCGCCTTGACAGCAGCCTTTTCATAGTTTCTTATGGGCTTTTCCCAGTGCTCCCACGCCTTGCCGCCGTGTGCGTCCTTAAGCGCCATAAAGAGCGCATAATTATCGAGCCACTTGTTGTTTGACTCAAAGCGTTTGAAGTCAAAATCCGGCTCAAAGCGGTTATATGCCTTTCTGAGCACCTTGAACACTGTCTTATACAGCAGCCCGAAATCGACGCTCTCATCGTCCTTGCCGAAATCGACCTTTTTATACTCAGAGGATCTTAGCAGCCCTTCCTTTTCAAGCTGCTCAAAGTCTATGAAATAAGGGTTGCCTGCGTATATCGAAAAGCTCTGATACGGTGAATCGCCGTAGCTTGTCGGAGATATAGGAAGTATCTGCCAATATCGCTGGCCGGCCTTTCTCAGAAAATCCGCAAACTCATACGCTTCCTTACCCAGCTTACCTATACCGTAGCTGTTCGGCAAAGAAGAAATATGCATCAGAATACCGCTCGCTCTCACATTACCACCCTTTCATGAACGTATTTTTCGCTTTAAAGCGTTACAGTACCTTACTATTATACTACACTTTTCTGAGATTTGCAAGAGGTTTTTGAAAAAAAGTTAAAATAAGGCTGCATTTGAGGAGTTAACAGTTAACAGTTATCAGTTAACAGTTGTGGTGTCGGCTTACGCCGACGTATGGCCATTCGGCCGTGTTGGTCGGACGGTTTCAATTAAGTTGCAGGTTTTGCACCCGAAGGGGGTGAGCGGCAGCTTTGCTGCCGCAGGGGGGCGACCGGAAAGCCCCCCTATCCGTAGCGTAGGAATAGCGAGAGACTGCCCTTTTAGCTGTTAAGTCGGACAAATCACCTTCAAGGTGGCTCTCTCGTTTTCAGGGGGTACACGAGGGGCTTTCCGGTCGCCCCTCGACCCTTCGGATCTGCGCCTTTGGCGCACCTCAACTATTTCATTCTTCACTATTCACTATTCACTAAGCGCAGCGTTACCGCCCGAATGGGCATCTTGTCCTGCGTAAGCAGGACACCTCAGCTGTTACCTGTTACCTGTTAACTGTTAACTGAAAAAGCCCCCAAGGTTCAGACCTCAGGGGCATATGCTCTCCTATTTTTTTGACTTGTAGACAAACTTCTGTGCAAGGTCGGTGTCGTCGTAGCCGAGCTTGTAGGCTATCCATGTAACTATAGGTATGTATAAGGGTATCGCACCTATGCCTATAAGCTGGCCTGTCG from Ruminococcus sp. NK3A76 includes these protein-coding regions:
- a CDS encoding aldolase catalytic domain-containing protein; translated protein: MRNDKLTPAQLMGFREQIKVLDATVRDGGLVNSFRFTDEFVRDLYKTNVQAGVDYMELGYKADKAIFNVDDFGKWKFCNEDDIRDIVGDNDTDLKLSIMADVGRCDYKNDIIDRANSAIDMVRVATYVSTMPAAIDMIEDAARKGYETTCNIMAISNAQESDIDIALDMLGKSPVNGVYIVDSFGSLIPEQVKRISTKYLDMADKYGKQVGIHAHNNQQLAFANTIEALSEGVNYIDATYDGMGRGAGNCAMELLLGFLKNPKYKLYPVIKFIEQHMNKLREDGVLWGYGIPYMVTGQFNQHPREAIAFSEALRKDYTEFYKHILDMNS
- the malQ gene encoding 4-alpha-glucanotransferase; this translates as MRASGILMHISSLPNSYGIGKLGKEAYEFADFLRKAGQRYWQILPISPTSYGDSPYQSFSIYAGNPYFIDFEQLEKEGLLRSSEYKKVDFGKDDESVDFGLLYKTVFKVLRKAYNRFEPDFDFKRFESNNKWLDNYALFMALKDAHGGKAWEHWEKPIRNYEKAAVKAAKEKYKADIGFYKFVQYEYFKQWIKLKEYVNSLGIKIIGDIPIYVAYDSADVWADPKYFLLDENKTPIDVAGCPPDVFSAKGQLWGNPLYRWDVMKEENYRWWIQRIRSAAETYDVVRIDHFRGFESYYCIPYGSEDAVIGEWRKGPDAELFKEVKRQLGKLDIIAEDLGFLTPKVNKMLKACGYPGMKVLEFAYDPEYKSGYLPHNFKSSSSICYTGTHDNETLVGWVGSLGRKEARFFRDYLGVSRNKDIPWAMIRLAWSSVSDTAIAQMQDFLELGSDARMNIPSTLGGNWQWRAKQGVFTDELAKKIFDMTVMFNRLGDEPARQK